TCCCACGGCCGAAGCGGACAGCAGCAGCCGGGGCTTGGGCTCGCAGGCCAGCAGGCCATGGACCAGATTGCGGGTGCCGAAGACGCGGCTGTCGTGGATGGCCTCTTTGCGCTGCTTGGTCCAGCGTTCGGCGATGCTCTCGCCGGCCAGGTGAACGGCGGCCTCGGCTCCCTGCAGAAGCCGTGCGGGAGGCGGCTCGGAAACCGCGTCCCAGGAAATGATCTCCGAGTCGGGAAAGATCTCTGCGGTCTTGGCGGCGCTGCGGGAGAGGATGATCAGTTCATGACCGTCATCCAGAAGCCGGCGGCACAGAGGCTTGCCGATCATCCCCGTAGCGCCCGTGACAACAATCTTCATAACGCTTGTCTCCCCCTCCGAGGCGCCTCCTAGTATGACGCAACACCCGGACACGCGCCAAGATGCAGATGTCGCAAAGGGAAAGCGAGGAGGGAAATGCGAGGTGCGATATTCGAAGTGCGAATGGATTGGTGAGGGAAAAGGCAGGGGCGTCAGTTCGTCATTCGAACCTTGCAACTCGAACTTCGAACTGGCTGGGGGACAGGGTATCGAACCCCGATCTCATGGTCCAGAGCCACGCGTGTTGCCATTACACCATCCCCCAGCACGGGCTCTCTCCGAAGCCGCTCATTATAACAAAACCTCCACGCCTGCTGCTGTTCGATTAGCTGTGCTGGGCGGCTTCCAGGCGGGCTTCGGCGTGTTTGAGCATTTGCAAGGCTTGGCGGTAGTCGGTTTCGGGGTCCTTGGAGGCCAGCAGTTCCTGGGCCCGCGACTTGTCTTTGCGGGCCTTCTCGACGTCGATGTCCTGGGGTAGGGCCGCTTCTTCGCACAGCACCGACACCTGGTCAGGCAGCACTTCCACGAATCCCCAGCCGCTGTAGAGACGGGTAGTGCGGGTGCCCTCGCTGTAGGTGATCACGCCCGTTTTGAGCTCCGAGAGAAGGGGAGCGTGCCCCGGCAGGATGCCCAGGTAGCCCTCCGCGCCGGGGACGCTGACGTTCTCGACCTCGCCGCTGAAGAAGAGGCGCTTGGGCGTGACGATTTCCAGACGTATTTTGTTGTCGGCCATGACTTGTTTCGCTCGGGTTGGCGACCGTTTCCTCTGTTCCAGGCTGGTTGGGGCGGCCCTCCTTCGCCAAGGCTATGGAGGGTCTAACCCCCGGGGCTGCCCGGCAGGTTAGGCAGCCTCCTCTGACTTCTTCATCTCCTCGGCCTTCTCCAGCACGTCGTCGATGCCGCCCGCCATGTAAAAGGCCTGTTCGGGGACGTCGTCGTGCTTGCCTTCGCAGACCTCCCTGAAGCTGCGGACGGTTTCCTCGATGGGCACGTAGTTGCCCTCCAGTCCGGTGAACTGCTCGGCCACGAAGAAGGGCTGGGAGAGGAACTTCTCG
This sequence is a window from Acidobacteriota bacterium. Protein-coding genes within it:
- the atpC gene encoding ATP synthase F1 subunit epsilon, which produces MADNKIRLEIVTPKRLFFSGEVENVSVPGAEGYLGILPGHAPLLSELKTGVITYSEGTRTTRLYSGWGFVEVLPDQVSVLCEEAALPQDIDVEKARKDKSRAQELLASKDPETDYRQALQMLKHAEARLEAAQHS